The following are encoded together in the Lathyrus oleraceus cultivar Zhongwan6 chromosome 3, CAAS_Psat_ZW6_1.0, whole genome shotgun sequence genome:
- the LOC127127145 gene encoding uncharacterized protein LOC127127145 isoform X2, whose product MRMDANLRDLFLYEAFLYYNPLLLVTIMVWLWGVNVWVFLQSNVSYPKVFDIDQNHLTHKDIWKCSTWMTILVPTSMTSYLYLYSHGEVSLAASQPVLLYIFVAMLLVFPFDIFYLSSRYFFLRTLLRIAFPLQPISFPDFFLADILTSMAKVFSDLERSVCRMVNKQVATIAWFEADAVCGSHSIAIPIVLVLPYLWRLLQCLRQYKDTKEKNCLLNALKYSTAVPVIFLSALKYHVFPEKWTTLYRPLWLLSSVINSLYSFYWDITRDWDLSGFSRIFKFTKPSLVSNVFYGRHWVYFWVIGSNLVLRGSWTYKLSAHLRHNYLTVFGITLLEMFRRFQWVFFRVENEWNKITRAGGVQLTEVPREDEKLLGSNIYDV is encoded by the exons ATGAGAATGGACGCAAATTTGAGAGATCTGTTTTTATACGAGGCTTTTTTGTATTACAATCCTCTCCTCCTTGTG ACTATTATGGTGTGGCTTTGGGGGGTGAATGTATGGGTATTTCTACAGTCCAATGTAAGCTATCCCAAGGTTTTTGATATTGATCAAAATCACCTTACTCACAAAGACATATGGAAG TGTAGCACTTGGATGACAATCCTTGTCCCTACCAGCATGACTTCTTATCTCTATCTCTATTCTCATGGGGAAGTATCATTGGCTGCATCTCAACCA GTGCTTCTCTACATATTTGTTGCAATGCTCTTGGTCTTTCCCTTCGATATTTTCTATTTATCCTCTCGGTACTTCTTTTTGAGGACACTATTGCGGATAGCTTTCCCTTTGCAG CCAATTTCGTTTCCCGACTTTTTCTTGGCTGATATTTTAACCTCCATGGCAAAG GTGTTTTCAGATTTGGAGCGTTCGGTTTGTAGAATGGTAAACAAACAG GTTGCTACAATTGCTTGGTTTGAAGCTGATGCAGTATGTGGTAGTCACTCAATCGCAATACCAATAGTTCTTGTTCTTCCTTATTTGTGGCGTCTATTGCAATGTCTTCGCCAATACAAAGATACCAAAGAAAAAAATTGTCTCTTGAATG CTTTAAAATATTCGACAGCAGTCCCGGTAATTTTTCTATCAGCCCTAAAATATCACGTCTTCCCTGAGAAATGGACAACCCTTTATCGGCCACTGTGGCTTCTCTCAAGTGTCATTAATTCACTCTATTCATTTTACTGGGATATAACCAGAGATTGGGATTTAAG CGGTTTTTCACGCATATTTAAGTTCACCAAACCAAGTCTAGTTTCCAACGTGTTTTATGGACGACATTGG GTATACTTTTGGGTAATTGGAAGCAACCTTGTTCTGCGTGGTTCGTGGACATACAAATTATCTGCTCACTTGCGCCATAACTATCTCACAGTGTTCGGCATCACTCTGTTGGAGATGTTCCGGCGCTTCCAATGGGTGTTTTTTAGAGTTGAAAATGAATGGAACAAGATTACTCGCGCCGGCGGTGTTCAACTCACAGAAGTTCCAAGAGAGGACGAGAAACTGCTTGGCTCAAACATTTATGATGTATAG
- the LOC127127145 gene encoding uncharacterized protein LOC127127145 isoform X1, whose amino-acid sequence MIQMSEKKTQTPYSKIVSSDTMKNMISPIQNAVPSPTFLWRFKVTLFLIWGLTCCKIGWDSVMRMDANLRDLFLYEAFLYYNPLLLVTIMVWLWGVNVWVFLQSNVSYPKVFDIDQNHLTHKDIWKCSTWMTILVPTSMTSYLYLYSHGEVSLAASQPVLLYIFVAMLLVFPFDIFYLSSRYFFLRTLLRIAFPLQPISFPDFFLADILTSMAKVFSDLERSVCRMVNKQVATIAWFEADAVCGSHSIAIPIVLVLPYLWRLLQCLRQYKDTKEKNCLLNALKYSTAVPVIFLSALKYHVFPEKWTTLYRPLWLLSSVINSLYSFYWDITRDWDLSGFSRIFKFTKPSLVSNVFYGRHWVYFWVIGSNLVLRGSWTYKLSAHLRHNYLTVFGITLLEMFRRFQWVFFRVENEWNKITRAGGVQLTEVPREDEKLLGSNIYDV is encoded by the exons ATGATTCAGATGTCAGAG AAGAAGACCCAAACTCCCTACAGTAAAATAGTATCGTCTGATACAATGAAGAATATGATTTCACCCATTCAAAATGCCGTGCCATCTCCTACTTTTCTATGGAGGTTCAAG GTGACACTCTTTCTGATATGGGGACTTACTTGCTGTAAG ATTGGTTGGGATTCTGTCATGAGAATGGACGCAAATTTGAGAGATCTGTTTTTATACGAGGCTTTTTTGTATTACAATCCTCTCCTCCTTGTG ACTATTATGGTGTGGCTTTGGGGGGTGAATGTATGGGTATTTCTACAGTCCAATGTAAGCTATCCCAAGGTTTTTGATATTGATCAAAATCACCTTACTCACAAAGACATATGGAAG TGTAGCACTTGGATGACAATCCTTGTCCCTACCAGCATGACTTCTTATCTCTATCTCTATTCTCATGGGGAAGTATCATTGGCTGCATCTCAACCA GTGCTTCTCTACATATTTGTTGCAATGCTCTTGGTCTTTCCCTTCGATATTTTCTATTTATCCTCTCGGTACTTCTTTTTGAGGACACTATTGCGGATAGCTTTCCCTTTGCAG CCAATTTCGTTTCCCGACTTTTTCTTGGCTGATATTTTAACCTCCATGGCAAAG GTGTTTTCAGATTTGGAGCGTTCGGTTTGTAGAATGGTAAACAAACAG GTTGCTACAATTGCTTGGTTTGAAGCTGATGCAGTATGTGGTAGTCACTCAATCGCAATACCAATAGTTCTTGTTCTTCCTTATTTGTGGCGTCTATTGCAATGTCTTCGCCAATACAAAGATACCAAAGAAAAAAATTGTCTCTTGAATG CTTTAAAATATTCGACAGCAGTCCCGGTAATTTTTCTATCAGCCCTAAAATATCACGTCTTCCCTGAGAAATGGACAACCCTTTATCGGCCACTGTGGCTTCTCTCAAGTGTCATTAATTCACTCTATTCATTTTACTGGGATATAACCAGAGATTGGGATTTAAG CGGTTTTTCACGCATATTTAAGTTCACCAAACCAAGTCTAGTTTCCAACGTGTTTTATGGACGACATTGG GTATACTTTTGGGTAATTGGAAGCAACCTTGTTCTGCGTGGTTCGTGGACATACAAATTATCTGCTCACTTGCGCCATAACTATCTCACAGTGTTCGGCATCACTCTGTTGGAGATGTTCCGGCGCTTCCAATGGGTGTTTTTTAGAGTTGAAAATGAATGGAACAAGATTACTCGCGCCGGCGGTGTTCAACTCACAGAAGTTCCAAGAGAGGACGAGAAACTGCTTGGCTCAAACATTTATGATGTATAG